CGGGACATACGCTATAGGTGGTTTTTTATGCAGTGTATTTATGCTTAGAATACTGAATGATTTTATTAAATGGCGAAAATTTGAGAACGCCACATTGACAGCATCTCCGTCAGGGGTTAGCATTCAAACAAAAAATGAAAACTATCACTTTAATGCAAAAGATATTACATACCTTGAAGTCAATTTTTTCAGCAACCTGGTAATACGTGAACGGTATCGGAGTTTAGGATTCCCACTCATGCTGGTAAGCAATGATGACAGGGAAAAGCTTATACATTACTTTTATGACATGTCTCCTAAACGAACGGTAATGTTCAAAAAAATATGGGAAATGTTTGATGCCATCCTTGTTGCATTTATCCTTGCCATGCATATACGGCAGTTCATTATTCAGGCGTATTATATCCCAACAGGTTCAATGGAAGATACCTTGCTTGTTGGGGATCACCTTTTAGCCGAAAAGATAACATATGGGCCAACTATCCCTCAGATGATAGGAATGAAAAAGCCAATACATCTTTCCTTTTTAAGTATACGGCCTGTTAAGCGTGGTGATATCATTATATTCCGCCCTCCTAATGAAGAAGAAAAAGATTTTATAAAGCGGTGTATAGCGGTAGAGGGTGATGAAGTGCATATTGATGACGGTGCTGTATGGGTTAATGGTGTAAAATTAGATGAGCCATACGTCAAAGGCGTCACATCATACCGGGGATTCAGTGAAAAGCGCATTGAAGGGGTTGTTCCTAAAGGGATGATAGTAGCAATGGGTGATAACCGAGAAAATTCCTATGACAGCCGTGGTTTTGGGTATGTTCCGTTAGACAGGATTAAAGGTAAAGCATTTATTTTATACTGGAATACGGATAACATTAAAAATTTAGATTTTTCACGGCTTGGTTTAATCAAATAACATCCAAGGCTGATATGGAGAATGTATCGCATAAACGAAGAATAATTATTACATTAATCTTTATCAGTATTATAGCCGTATTATTAATACTAAAAATTACACAACTACATTTCAGTTCCAGAGTAATAGTTAATAATAAAAATGGTATAATAAAGCGTGGGGATATCATTGATGCAAATGGATATCCCCTTGCTGTTTCAATATATAAATATTCTATATTTGCTGATCCGCGTAAAGTTACCAATCCTGATATTGTAGCATTGAAACTTTCAGCTATACTTGCCATCCCTCAATCAGAAATAAAGGATCTGCTAACTCGTGACAGGCATTTTGTATGGATTAAGCGAAAGGTTGATGATGGTGTGATTAACAAAGTAAAGGAATTATCTTTGCCAGGTATTTATGTTAAAAAAGAATATGCTCGCGCATATCCTGAAGGCACATTAGCATCACAGGTTATTGGTTTTGTCAATATTGATAACATAGGGCTTGAAGGTATTGAATATAAATATAATGATGTATTATTTTATAGCGATAGTTCCGGTCAAATAGAACAAAAAGGGTTAACGGTACAGCTGACACTGGACAGATCAGTACAGTATATTGCACAGAAAGCAATTAATACATACGCCGGACATGTAAAACCAAAAAAAGCCGTTGCTGTGGTTTACGAAATTAAGTCGGGAAAGATACTAGCACTTGCGCTGTATCCACAATTCCATCCTGAATATTTTTATAATTACGATAAATCTGTGTTAACATGCTTTTCTGTTGTTGATGCGTTTGAACCTGGATCAACAATGAAGGTATTTGCTGCTATAACCTTACTGGAACATCTACCGGATGCCCTCAAAAGAACGTATATTTGCAAAGGCAATGTTGAGGTATATGATGCAACCATAAAGTGCACAAAGGAACACGGCAAGGTTACTCTGAATGATATCATCACCTATTCATGTAATGCAGGAATCATTCAGGCAATGCAACCGGTAAAAAAAGAATATTTATATCAAACTCTTACCCGTTTTGGATTTGGCCAAAAAACAGGTATACAGCTTCCCGGTGAAGCTCCCGGAATCCTTCGCAATACAGAGCAATGGTCAGGTCTTTCAAAATATTCTATGGCTATAGGGCAGGAAATATCAGTGACCTCTGTGCAGCTTGTTGCTGCTTTTGGAGCTATCGCCAATAATGGCATATATATGTACCCTCAGATAGTAAATCAGATTCAAAACAACAATGGAGAGATAGTCACCAAATTTTTTCCAAAGACAAAGGGGAAAATATTGAATGAAACGATAGCAAAAACCATTCTTTCAATGATGCATAACGTTGTTATTGAAGGAACAGGAAAAAAAGCATATGTTGCAGGCTATGGCACAGGAGGGAAAACCGGGACGGCTCAGAAATCGTTGCCACAGGGTGGCTATATTCCTGAAGCGTATGTTGTTTCCTTTGTTGGGATTGCCCCGGTTGATAATCCCGATATTTGCATTCTTGTTATGTTTGATGAACCGGTTTATGGAGGTTCGGGCGGTGAACTGGCAGCACCTGTTTTCAGTGATATTGCAAAACGAGTGTTGCCGCTTAGAGGGTTTGGAAGTGTAGCTATCAATGCTACGAAAGCTAATCCTTTGCAATACAAACCATTTCAGGATGATGTATTGCCAAATTTTATTGGTCAGACTGATACCATTGCTTTGCGCAAGCTCATAAATTTACAGCACAAATATCCGATACAGTATATAATGAAAGGGAAGGGCAAAGTTGTTGCTCAGGATCCAAAACCGGGAGTACCCTTAAAAAAAGTTGCTACTATTACGCTGGTTCTGGAGTAAGTGTGAACAATATTTTTGAAAAAAATATTTTGGCGATAACTCAACGTAATGAGTCTTTAGCTGAAATAATAAAAAATACAGATTACGCACCATACGTTGAGGTGTTGCATGCAAAAAGTGGTGATGCCATTCCTGTTGTGAAAAAAGATACAGGATATATTGCAGTACACAGTAAATTTGATCCTATAAAAGAAGCACAACGCCTTATTGATGAATTTGATTGTGCACAATACGATTGTATCATCGTATCTGGATTTGGATTTGGATATCATATTGAGTGGTTGTTGAAAAAAGTAAAAAAAGATGCAACGGTTTTAGTTCTGGAACAATTTCCATGGATGGTTGCAGCAGCTATCGCTTACAGGGATTTACAGAACATATTGAGTGACAGGCGAATTATATTGCTGGTCAATCCTGATGAGGAAACGATAGCCATTCACATGAGGGGAAGGTCCTCATATAAAACGCTGTTTATCACACATCGCGGTTCATTTCAGGTTAACCCTGAACGATACACCAATCTGCAAAGAATTGCAAAAGCATATATTTCCACCAAAGAAGTCAATATTGCCACACTGGCTAAATTTGAAAAATTATGGACTTCAAATATTGCTCGCAACATCAAAGAAATTATTAGTGCTCCTCCTGCTGCAGCATTTTTTGATATGTTCAAAAATGTTCCTGCTATTATAGTTAATGCTGGGCCAACATTGACACAAAGCATCCCATACATTCAAAAACACTACAACAGTGCCATAATAGTTGCGGTGGATACGTCCCTTAAAGTTTTAGAATATTATGGTATTGAACCGCATTTTTGTATTACGGTTGACCCGCAGTTAATAAACGCACGGTATTTTGAAGGTGTCCATAGTAATAGAACAGTATTAATAGCTGATCCCATGGTGCATCCTTCCACATTTTTGTTTTACAGGGGTAGAAAGGCAATCACCGGCGTAGCATTTGATATGATGAAATGGATAGAACAGACGATTGGCAGCTACGGAAATCTACGCTATGGAGGTTCAGTGTCAACCAATGCATATGATTTTGCAAAACGGTTGGGTACCCATCCCATTATCATGGTTGGGCAGGATTTGGCTTTTACCACAGGACTGGCTCATGTTAAAGGTGCATATCTGGATGACCATATATTTTTCAGGAACTATCGCACCTATACTGTTGAGATGTTTAACAGGTTTCAGCTTACTGCTCTACCAAAGATTTTTGTTAAAGGAATAAAAAGCAGGCAGGTTCATACTAATCAAAAGATGATGATCTTTATTTCCTGGTTTAGCAGATTGAATGACCCTTCATTGATTAATGCTACATATGATGGTGCGTATATAGAAAATGTTGTTCATAAAACTTTTAACGAAATTACGTATCAAGATTCCGGAATAAATATCTGGAATGCGATTGATGAAATATATACCCGTTGTGTGCCCGACGAAAGAACCATAGCGTTACATTCAGAAAACTTAATAAAACAATTGGATGAAATGTTAGGACAAACAAGCGCGATGGATGACATTTTGCAACGGGCAATACAGTATTCAGAGGAATTGATACAAAACATAAAAAAGAGGAAGACGCAATCGATAGCTTTGCTGGTAAAAAAACTGGATGAAATTGATAATAAGCTTACTGAACTTAGTGTTACAAAGAATTTGGTTGGGTTAACCATACAGCACATTATTCATACAGTCACTGAAGGCTATGAAATTGATGAAACGGTTACTAATGAACAGGAAAAAGTTGCTTTAAAATCCCTGTACTTATATAAGGGAATGCTTGAAGGACTACAGTATAGCACCCGAGTTATAAAGAATATGATAGTATTATTAAAGCAATAGTTTATGCTTTTAGTAACTTTTTATGATTAACTATTACAAGCCCAGCAATGCCTGCCATAATCAACCCTAATGCAATTATTTGTGCCTGTGTTAACCCAGCAAACACAACAGGGTTTCTTCGGATGAATTCCACAAAAAACCGTGGCAACCCATTTAAAATCAAGTATATAAAAAAAAGTGTCCCCTGTGGGAATTCTTTTTTTCTGAGTTGTAATAAAAATATTGCTACTATAAATGAGAAAAATGATTCAAAAAGAGGTGTGGGGTACACAGCGTAGGATATTGGTACAATTCCATTGGGATAAGCAACACCAAAAATGCTTGATGTTTCAATACCATAACACCCATCACCAGCAACGTGGCAACCTATTCTTCCAAAACCATACCCAACGGCTATACATGGTGCTGTAATATCAAGAATTTTTAAAACAGGCTCATTGCTTTTTTTAATGATAAAATAGCTGAATAACAATGCAAAAAGAAATCCACCATATATAGAAAGGCCAGCACCAGAAAATACTGTACCGGCTGGATCTGATAAAAATTCATCCATATGATCCAGTATATGAAATACTTTTGAGCCAATAATGCCCGCTGGAATTGCTACCAGTAATATCTTGTATGCTAAATCCGGGTTAATATTACTTAAGATAAGTTCACGTTCAAATAAAATGTATGCCATATAAATTCCTATAGCAAGCATTACACCGTATCCACCAATGGTAATAAACTTATACTGGAATAATATTGGATACATGGTGGAGATCCTCCTTTTAAATAAATTAAAACTATTTTGACTTCAATTACGGCTTTCTTAAAAAAATATAATGATAGTACATCTATTGAATCATTTTCAGTTCTGTTGAGTGTAAAGTATTAATACAAAAAGTCATAATGACTACAACAAAAAAAATTGCAACAGAATTATATCTTCTGTTGCAATTTTTTGTGATGCTACTGTGTATTGTTTATTTTGTTTCAACTGCTAATGTTTGACGTAATTCCCGTTTTAATATTTTGCCCGATGGATTTTTGGGCAATGCATTCATTATAAAGATTTTCTTTGGCGTTTTAAATCCTGCTAAATGCTGTTTGGCAAATGCAATGATCTCCTCCTCTGTTGCCTGCATATCCTTCTTCAATACAACTGCTGCGCAAACAAGTTCAATCCATTTGGGATCGGGCAGGCCAAATACAGCAACCTCAGCAATGGCAGGGTGCTGGTATAATACTTCTTCAACTTCACGTGATGCAACATTTTCGCCACCTGTTTTTATCATATCTTTTTTACGATCAACAACATACAGATACCCATCTTCATCAATTCTTCCTAGATCTCCACTGTGAAACCAGTCATAAGCAAATGCTTCGGCAGTTTTTTCAGGATCGTCCAGATACCCTGTCATAACGTGACCTGATCGGTGAACTATCTCACCAACTTCACCAACTGGTACAAAGTTACCATCATCATCCATCAATGCTGTTTCAACATTGAGTACTGGTTTGCCTGCTGAACCTGGTTTTTTGAGCTGATCTTCTGGTTTTAATATTGTTGCAACTGGCCCCATTTCGGTTTGGCCATAATAATTCCACAAGCGCAGGCCAGGGAATACTTCAGTTAACCGCTTTAAAACTTCCACTGGCATGATACTGGCACCATAGGCAGCTTTTTTTAGTGAAGAAAGATTATACTTTTTAAATTCAGGATGATTGATAATCCCAATCCATACAGTAGGCGGGGAAAACATGTGTGTAATGGAATATTTTTCAATAAGTTGCATCATGGCAACCGGGTCTGCTTTATGTAAAATAATATTTGTTGCTCCTATATACAGGAATGGCATGAGGAAGCAATGAAGCTGTGCACAGTGAAAGAGTGGTAATGCATGCAGGCTGATATCGTTTGGTTGATATTCACCTTCAATGATGCAACTGAAATACTGTGACAGTAACGCTCTGTGCGATAGCATAGCGCCCTTTGGCTTTGATTCAGTGCCACTGGTATAAGGAATTTGTGCAATGTCTTCTGGATACACTGTTGTTGCAATATCATACGTCGGCATGCCCTGCAACATTTCATTTAAGTTATCAAAACCTGGTGGTGTTGGGGTGCCTTCAATCGGGATAAAAAGCCAGTTTTCTACAGTGGTGCACTTATGTTTTGCAGGTGCTATCACATTATATAAATTATCTTCAACAATTACCATTTTGGATTTGGAGTGATTTATGATATATGCCATCTCATCGCCATTAAGCATGTAGTTAATGGGTACCTGAATTGCCCCAATCTTTGAAAGACCAACAAAGCTGATTGGATAATAGTGTGAATTAAAAGCTATAATAGCAACACGATCACCTTTTTCTATGCCATACTGTTGCATCAGGTGGCCAAAACGACAACAATCATCTTCAAGTTGTCTGAATGTTAGACTGGTGTCTCTGAATACAATTGCTGTTTTTTCACCAAAACGCAAAGCAGCGCGTCGTACCATGTCAGCTATTGTATCTCTGTAGTAAATGTTAGCC
This Spirochaetota bacterium DNA region includes the following protein-coding sequences:
- the lepB gene encoding signal peptidase I, whose translation is GTYAIGGFLCSVFMLRILNDFIKWRKFENATLTASPSGVSIQTKNENYHFNAKDITYLEVNFFSNLVIRERYRSLGFPLMLVSNDDREKLIHYFYDMSPKRTVMFKKIWEMFDAILVAFILAMHIRQFIIQAYYIPTGSMEDTLLVGDHLLAEKITYGPTIPQMIGMKKPIHLSFLSIRPVKRGDIIIFRPPNEEEKDFIKRCIAVEGDEVHIDDGAVWVNGVKLDEPYVKGVTSYRGFSEKRIEGVVPKGMIVAMGDNRENSYDSRGFGYVPLDRIKGKAFILYWNTDNIKNLDFSRLGLIK
- a CDS encoding penicillin-binding transpeptidase domain-containing protein — encoded protein: MENVSHKRRIIITLIFISIIAVLLILKITQLHFSSRVIVNNKNGIIKRGDIIDANGYPLAVSIYKYSIFADPRKVTNPDIVALKLSAILAIPQSEIKDLLTRDRHFVWIKRKVDDGVINKVKELSLPGIYVKKEYARAYPEGTLASQVIGFVNIDNIGLEGIEYKYNDVLFYSDSSGQIEQKGLTVQLTLDRSVQYIAQKAINTYAGHVKPKKAVAVVYEIKSGKILALALYPQFHPEYFYNYDKSVLTCFSVVDAFEPGSTMKVFAAITLLEHLPDALKRTYICKGNVEVYDATIKCTKEHGKVTLNDIITYSCNAGIIQAMQPVKKEYLYQTLTRFGFGQKTGIQLPGEAPGILRNTEQWSGLSKYSMAIGQEISVTSVQLVAAFGAIANNGIYMYPQIVNQIQNNNGEIVTKFFPKTKGKILNETIAKTILSMMHNVVIEGTGKKAYVAGYGTGGKTGTAQKSLPQGGYIPEAYVVSFVGIAPVDNPDICILVMFDEPVYGGSGGELAAPVFSDIAKRVLPLRGFGSVAINATKANPLQYKPFQDDVLPNFIGQTDTIALRKLINLQHKYPIQYIMKGKGKVVAQDPKPGVPLKKVATITLVLE
- a CDS encoding 6-hydroxymethylpterin diphosphokinase MptE-like protein, with amino-acid sequence MNNIFEKNILAITQRNESLAEIIKNTDYAPYVEVLHAKSGDAIPVVKKDTGYIAVHSKFDPIKEAQRLIDEFDCAQYDCIIVSGFGFGYHIEWLLKKVKKDATVLVLEQFPWMVAAAIAYRDLQNILSDRRIILLVNPDEETIAIHMRGRSSYKTLFITHRGSFQVNPERYTNLQRIAKAYISTKEVNIATLAKFEKLWTSNIARNIKEIISAPPAAAFFDMFKNVPAIIVNAGPTLTQSIPYIQKHYNSAIIVAVDTSLKVLEYYGIEPHFCITVDPQLINARYFEGVHSNRTVLIADPMVHPSTFLFYRGRKAITGVAFDMMKWIEQTIGSYGNLRYGGSVSTNAYDFAKRLGTHPIIMVGQDLAFTTGLAHVKGAYLDDHIFFRNYRTYTVEMFNRFQLTALPKIFVKGIKSRQVHTNQKMMIFISWFSRLNDPSLINATYDGAYIENVVHKTFNEITYQDSGINIWNAIDEIYTRCVPDERTIALHSENLIKQLDEMLGQTSAMDDILQRAIQYSEELIQNIKKRKTQSIALLVKKLDEIDNKLTELSVTKNLVGLTIQHIIHTVTEGYEIDETVTNEQEKVALKSLYLYKGMLEGLQYSTRVIKNMIVLLKQ
- a CDS encoding prolipoprotein diacylglyceryl transferase, whose translation is MYPILFQYKFITIGGYGVMLAIGIYMAYILFERELILSNINPDLAYKILLVAIPAGIIGSKVFHILDHMDEFLSDPAGTVFSGAGLSIYGGFLFALLFSYFIIKKSNEPVLKILDITAPCIAVGYGFGRIGCHVAGDGCYGIETSSIFGVAYPNGIVPISYAVYPTPLFESFFSFIVAIFLLQLRKKEFPQGTLFFIYLILNGLPRFFVEFIRRNPVVFAGLTQAQIIALGLIMAGIAGLVIVNHKKLLKA
- a CDS encoding fatty acyl-CoA synthetase, yielding MANIYYRDTIADMVRRAALRFGEKTAIVFRDTSLTFRQLEDDCCRFGHLMQQYGIEKGDRVAIIAFNSHYYPISFVGLSKIGAIQVPINYMLNGDEMAYIINHSKSKMVIVEDNLYNVIAPAKHKCTTVENWLFIPIEGTPTPPGFDNLNEMLQGMPTYDIATTVYPEDIAQIPYTSGTESKPKGAMLSHRALLSQYFSCIIEGEYQPNDISLHALPLFHCAQLHCFLMPFLYIGATNIILHKADPVAMMQLIEKYSITHMFSPPTVWIGIINHPEFKKYNLSSLKKAAYGASIMPVEVLKRLTEVFPGLRLWNYYGQTEMGPVATILKPEDQLKKPGSAGKPVLNVETALMDDDGNFVPVGEVGEIVHRSGHVMTGYLDDPEKTAEAFAYDWFHSGDLGRIDEDGYLYVVDRKKDMIKTGGENVASREVEEVLYQHPAIAEVAVFGLPDPKWIELVCAAVVLKKDMQATEEEIIAFAKQHLAGFKTPKKIFIMNALPKNPSGKILKRELRQTLAVETK